A stretch of Lathyrus oleraceus cultivar Zhongwan6 chromosome 6, CAAS_Psat_ZW6_1.0, whole genome shotgun sequence DNA encodes these proteins:
- the LOC127093364 gene encoding peptide chain release factor PrfB3, chloroplastic isoform X1, protein MATMVSKTAHHVVSSFGSKGHSSLARNNNPHLGLFLCSFKIRACHSINSNNNDIYKQVGLFSLRRKIEDAVIRAEMYASTALEMEEASWIKQEEMMRDSDLWDDPTKSNDILVKLANSAKVVDSLKDLRYKVEEAQLIKQLTEMNAIGYGLYKQAYDAAVDVGNILDQYEISKLLKGPFDMAGACLVIKAGPAGIYPKPWAEQLLQMYLGWAKRQGYEGRVVDRYQIKNEGIDSATIEFEFECAYGHLLGEKGVHHLIRGYPNESSQLETSSATVDVIPLFLENARDFEIDSADLIISSPSTHGKQKKQIECTVCIQHVPTGICVQSSGERSRFANKMKALNRLKAKLEVIAIEQGVDSINSIVKNKILNMWEEETRRYVSHPYKLVHDVKTGIEMTDLNTVLDGNIEPFVAAHINTRE, encoded by the exons ATGGCAACTATGGTCTCTAAAACTGCTCATCATGTTGTTTCTTCTTTCGGCTCAAAAGGGCATTCTTCTCTGGCTAGGAACAATAATCCACATCTTGGCTTGTTTCTCTGTTCTTTCAAAATCAGGGCTTGCCACTCCATCAATAGCAACAATAACGATATCTACAAACAAGTGG GTTTATTTTCACTGAGAAGGAAAATTGAAGACGCGGTTATTCGTGCTGAGATGTATGCATCAACAGCTTTGGAAATGGAAGAAGCTAGTTGGATTAAGCAGGAAGAAATGATGCGTGATTCGGATCTGTGGGATGATCCAACTAAGTCCAATGATATTCTTGTCAAGTTAGCTAACAGTGCCAAAGTGGTTGATTCTCTTAAGGACTTGAGATACAAG GTAGAGGAAGCACAGCTGATAAAGCAGTTGACTGAGATGAATGCTATTGGTTATGGGCTCTATAAACAAGCATATGATGCTGCTGTAGATGTGGGCAACATTCTAGATCAGTATGAGATATCCAAGCTTCTTAAGGGTCCGTTTGATATGGCAGGGGCATGTTTGGTGATAAAAGCTGGACCTGCCGGCATTTATCCAAAG CCATGGGCAGAACAACTCCTACAAATGTATCTTGGATGGGCCAAAAGACAAGGTTATGAAGGAAGGGTTGTTGACAGATATCAGATCAAGAATGAAGGAATTGATTCAGCAACTATAGAGTTTGAATTTGAATGTGCTTATGGCCATCTTTTAGGGGAAAAAGGAGTTCACCATTTGATAAGAGGTTATCCAAATGAATCTTCTCAGCTTGAG ACTAGCTCAGCAACGGTAGATGTTATTCCGTTGTTCCTAGAGAATGCTCGTGATTTTGAGATTGATTCAGCGGATTTGATTATCTCATCTCCCTCGACTCATGGAAAACAGAAAAAACAAATTGAGTGTACGGTTTGCATTCAGCATGTACCTACTGGGATATGTGTCCAATCCTCTG GTGAGAGAAGCCGGTTTGCAAATAAGATGAAAGCACTAAACAGATTGAAAGCTAAACTTGAAGTGATTGCAATTGAGCAAGGAGTTGATAGTATAAATAGTATAGTGAAGAATAAAATTTTGAATATGTGGGAAGAAGAAACTAGGAGGTATGTATCGCATCCGTACAAGTTAGTACATGATGTAAAGACTGGCATTGAGATGACAGATTTAAATACTGTTTTGGATGGGAATATTGAACCTTTTGTTGCAGCTCATATTAATACCAGAGAGTAA
- the LOC127093364 gene encoding peptide chain release factor PrfB3, chloroplastic isoform X2: MYASTALEMEEASWIKQEEMMRDSDLWDDPTKSNDILVKLANSAKVVDSLKDLRYKVEEAQLIKQLTEMNAIGYGLYKQAYDAAVDVGNILDQYEISKLLKGPFDMAGACLVIKAGPAGIYPKPWAEQLLQMYLGWAKRQGYEGRVVDRYQIKNEGIDSATIEFEFECAYGHLLGEKGVHHLIRGYPNESSQLETSSATVDVIPLFLENARDFEIDSADLIISSPSTHGKQKKQIECTVCIQHVPTGICVQSSGERSRFANKMKALNRLKAKLEVIAIEQGVDSINSIVKNKILNMWEEETRRYVSHPYKLVHDVKTGIEMTDLNTVLDGNIEPFVAAHINTRE; the protein is encoded by the exons ATGTATGCATCAACAGCTTTGGAAATGGAAGAAGCTAGTTGGATTAAGCAGGAAGAAATGATGCGTGATTCGGATCTGTGGGATGATCCAACTAAGTCCAATGATATTCTTGTCAAGTTAGCTAACAGTGCCAAAGTGGTTGATTCTCTTAAGGACTTGAGATACAAG GTAGAGGAAGCACAGCTGATAAAGCAGTTGACTGAGATGAATGCTATTGGTTATGGGCTCTATAAACAAGCATATGATGCTGCTGTAGATGTGGGCAACATTCTAGATCAGTATGAGATATCCAAGCTTCTTAAGGGTCCGTTTGATATGGCAGGGGCATGTTTGGTGATAAAAGCTGGACCTGCCGGCATTTATCCAAAG CCATGGGCAGAACAACTCCTACAAATGTATCTTGGATGGGCCAAAAGACAAGGTTATGAAGGAAGGGTTGTTGACAGATATCAGATCAAGAATGAAGGAATTGATTCAGCAACTATAGAGTTTGAATTTGAATGTGCTTATGGCCATCTTTTAGGGGAAAAAGGAGTTCACCATTTGATAAGAGGTTATCCAAATGAATCTTCTCAGCTTGAG ACTAGCTCAGCAACGGTAGATGTTATTCCGTTGTTCCTAGAGAATGCTCGTGATTTTGAGATTGATTCAGCGGATTTGATTATCTCATCTCCCTCGACTCATGGAAAACAGAAAAAACAAATTGAGTGTACGGTTTGCATTCAGCATGTACCTACTGGGATATGTGTCCAATCCTCTG GTGAGAGAAGCCGGTTTGCAAATAAGATGAAAGCACTAAACAGATTGAAAGCTAAACTTGAAGTGATTGCAATTGAGCAAGGAGTTGATAGTATAAATAGTATAGTGAAGAATAAAATTTTGAATATGTGGGAAGAAGAAACTAGGAGGTATGTATCGCATCCGTACAAGTTAGTACATGATGTAAAGACTGGCATTGAGATGACAGATTTAAATACTGTTTTGGATGGGAATATTGAACCTTTTGTTGCAGCTCATATTAATACCAGAGAGTAA